The DNA sequence GAGGTGCTTAATAGGCATCTGTTCCTGTAACAGCCTCAGGGCTGCTAGTAGCTGCTCAGGGACTCTGCTTAGACTGATGGTGACTGAAATGGGCCCTAGCAGAGTGTCAGGCCCTGTTAGGCAGTAGTGAGCTCATTGATGGGGTAGCCTGCTGAAGTGTTGGGGTGGATTGTTTGTACCAGGTCTCAGTGACCTTTCCTTCAGCACTGGCCTTTTTCTGGAAGAAACCTTAAAATCAGCTGCAGCCTATTCTGGTGACAGGGATGGGAAGGATGGTCAAAATGAACAGTGTTCAGGACCTTCCCTGACATTCCCTTCATCTATCATGTCTCAGTTACAGGCCCAAAAACTGCGACTGGCTTACACAAGGAGCTCCCATTATGGTGGGTCTCTGCCCAATGTTAACCAGATTGGCTGTGGCCTGGCCGAGTTCCAGGTGAGTGGACACCAGGCAGGGTGGAGTGGAAGCTCTTAGGCTGCTTCCCCTGCTGATTCCACCTGTCCCTTTTGGCAGAGCCCCCTCCACTCACCTTTGGATTCATCTCGGAGCACTCGGCACCACGGGCTGGTTGAACGAGTGCAGCGAGATCCCCGCAGAATGGTGTCCCCGCTCCGCCGATACCCCCGCCACATATCCTTCACAGAGGGTTTGAGGGGGTCAGGGAGTGATAGGAAGGGTTCCCTCAGGGGAGTCccttgatggagtggctcaagtggtagtgcacttgcctagcaagcatgaagccctgagttcgaaccctggTATTACAGGGGGATGGGGATGCCCCTTTCCATCCTTCTTCAGGAGTTCTTCACCCAGCCTCCCTGAAAAGTGACCATGATCCTGTGTCCGCAGTGGATACTGTGCCAGAGAGTTGTTACTCCTGAGGTGTGCCCTCCTCTCTGGCTGACCCTGGCTGTCTTTACTTTGCCTCTCCCTGACACACAGCAGGGATCCCTGATAAGTCTCCTGCCAAGGGAGACTTGGTCCCTTTTCCCATTTCTGTTGGGAGCTTTTGGTCTTAGAGACCTGTACACTTGTCTCTCCTAGCCCTTCCCAGACACTGTCTTAAATTGTTCCCGCTCCATTAGGTctgatttcatcttttttttttttttttcttgtgctgaagattgaacccagggcctcatatgtACCAGGCAAGccctgtaccactgaactacacccctagtcccttttcttccattctttgacCATTATGCCCCCTTgtaaaggaggagaaaggtatGTTTATCTTGAAATAACTATCTACTGCCTCTGTAATTCTCTTATCTGGCCTCTATCCTATCCATCCCCTTCCACTTTTTTCCTTAACTGGCGCTGTTCACATTGACAGTTCTCCCTACAGTCCTGCCTACTTATCTCCTCCTCCGGAGTCCAGCTGGAGAAGGTGAGTCCAAGGGAGGCAGAATCTCCTGCTGGATCTATGATGTGTTGTAGAGGGGCTAGGGCTGAGATGGGATACTGGGTGAGGGTTTCAACAGTACCTTCTCTGGTAGAGCTGGGAGGGTGGGGCAGCTGGGGTAGGTGGTCAGAGTCCAGTCTTGGCCATGTTGACATGAGTGACCAAGCCTCCCATTGCAGCCAGAGCAGAACCAATGAAGTGGTAGCCAAGCTGGGGTGTGTATGtaagggagaggggagagtggCAGGAGTAAATAGCTGCCTTCTGTTAGGGGTGCCTTCAGTCAGATGTAGTACTGTGACACTGTTAGGTCTGTGAACTCCTCTTCTGTTCatctcaagccccagtactcatATTCATTCAGCAGAGTTGCTGGGCTCCAATATTCCCATTCAGCTTGTCCTGGCAGGGAGGAATTGAGGTTTCCAGATCCCTCAGATTGACTGGGGGGAGGGGGTTCATGGGTCACAGGcatcagaaccaccaaaaagaaggcAGCATGATCCTCTCCATGCCTACTTTGGCTTTTCCACATTTTCCAACCCCCATGTCTGCTATCTTGTCTGTTGCCTGCCTTCCTCATCCTCAGGActttgttttttcaccttaggACGATGCCCTGGGGCAATTTCCCTGCAGAGAAGGGGCAGTTGTTTCGACTGCCATCTGCACTTAACAGGTGATGGCCCTTGCCTTCTTTAGGCCACATCTTCTCTTATCTGGAGCCTGGGTTGGGGACTGGGAAGACTGTCATTGCCAGCTCATCTCTGCTCCTCCAACAGGACAAGCTCTGACTCTGCCCTTCATACAAGTGTGATGAACCCCAACCCCCAGGACACATATCCAGGTCCCACACCTCCCACTGTCCTGCCCAGCCGCCGTGGAGGTGAGTGTCACAGGGTGGAGAGTAGCCATGGAGTTTTTCATTGAAGTTTGGGGGCAAGTGGGCTCCACAACCAACTCCACTGTATCCCTTGCAGGTTTGCTGGATGGCAAAATGGACTCCAAAGGTATGTATTCTTCACCACCATAAAATCTCTGGGCTGATGTTGGGGACTTTGTATAGGGTCAGGGAGCAGGACTACTTCCCATTCTGGCTCTGTTTCCTGTCCTGCCTTCCTGGGTCCTTCTCCAGCCTTCCCAtcaccattctttctctttcaagtcCCTGCTATTGAGGAGAACTTGCTAGATGACAAGCATTTGCTGAAACCATGGGATACTAAGAAGGTAGGTGTGGGCACTGGGTGTCATCCACTATGCCTTTGCTCTCTTGTTTCCATGAGCTAGGCCTTCCAGCATTCCCACTAAACTCGGTACTCATTTTCCACATTCTCCCCTCTCTCCGCAgctttcctcatcctcctcccgaCCTCGGTCCTGTGAAGTCCCTGGAATTAAGTAAGTGCCACTCTGAGGTTGGCTGGGGagtgggagtgagggagggaagtGGACAGAGATATGGAAGACTGATCTCTGCTCTTCTCTCACCACTGCCTTTCCTgtatttacattttccttttttctgtcctttccctAGCATCTTTCCATCTCCTGACCAGCCTGCCAATGTGCCTGTCCTCCCACCTGCCATGAACACAGGGGGCTCCCTACCTGATCTCACCAACCTGCACTTTCCCCCACCGCTGCCCACCCCCTTGGACCCTGAGGAGACAGCCTATCCCAGCCTGAGTGGGGGCAACAGTACCTCTAATTTGACCCACACCATGACACATCTGGGCATCAGTGGAGGTCTGGGCCTGGGCCCAGGCTATAATGCACCAGGTGAGTTGTTATCCTGGTCATTTGCCCACTAGGTACTGCCTCGCTAaagggatgaagggagggaggctTGAGCTAGGATCCTATGACTGCCTACCAGCATACCAACCCTGACCCCAGAGTCCTTCCACTTCTGTTCTTAACCTGCAAGAGTGGGTAAGAATGGCTTTTCCTCAAAAGAAGATGGAGAACAATCCTTAGGTGGGCATGCACCAATCTCACTGTCAGGGACAGCATAGGGAGGACATTGTGTTGCCATAGTCTGGTCACTGTTGCCCATTCTGGGTGGAGAGGGGCCCAATTCCCATCAGTAATGTTGGCATCTCTGGTTTTTTGTCTGTGCCTGCAGGACTTCACTCACCTCTCAGCCACCCATCCCTGCAGTCCTCCCTAAGCAACCCCAACCTCCAGGCTTCCCTGAGCAGCCCTCAGCCCCAGCTTCAGGGCTCCCACAGTCACCCCTCACTGCCTGCCTCCTCCTTGGCCCACCATGCACTGCCCACCACCTCCCTAGGCCACCCGTCACTCAGTGCCCCagccctctcctcctcttcttcttcatccTCCACTTCATCTCCTGTCCTGGGTGCCCCCCCTTACCCAGCTTCTACTCCTGGGGCCTCCCCCCGCCACCGCCGTGTGCCCCTCAGCCCCCTGAGTTTGCCCGCGGGTCCAGCCGACGCCAGAAGGTCCCAACAGCAGCTGCCCAAACAGTTTTCGCCAACAATGTCACCCACCTTGTCTTCCATCACTCAGGTATGCGTGGTTGTCTTCCTTACATgtctttttcccttccccttctcttatCTTGCCAAATTCCTTTCCTCACTCTCCTTTCCTCAAATACTTCTTCTTACTCCTTTGTCTCATCCATCCCCTTCCATTCCTCTGTCCTCCCTGTCCCATTTTTTATCCATCTTGTCTCCTCTTTGCTTAAGAGTATAAACCCTGGGTTTAAGCTTCTCATTTTCAcatcctggctctgcctcttgTTAGCAGTCTCCTTTGACAAATTATTTTAACTCCTATGAGCCTCAGTAGTCTCATTTATAAACATTGGCGGTTTTGTAAACATCAAACGCATTAATATCTATGAAGTACTTAGTGCCAGGTTTAGCATAGTTACATGCTCAGCAGATAGTAGCTtgtctttcccttctctcctttctttgttcctgtttttcttttcttgtctgtgTATACCCTATCCCTACTCCATACCCTCTcttatttcccttccttccttccgagAATTCACAGAATCAGAGAATCTCAGTCGATGGAGCCTAATCCCTTCATACTTTacagttgaagaaactgaggcccagagggaaAGTAACTTCCCTAAGATTACAGAGCAAGTTAGGAAGAGTTGGGACTGGAACCTTAGGACTTTTTCCTCAGTGCTAAAATTCTCAGCTCGTCCTTACccatccttttcttctcttcttctttctctttctcctcctctccttttcttttttttttttttctatctctgctTCACTTTTCCTTCACCCTAatgctcttctccctctcctctgccctacttttccctcctccattacTGATCCCTGGATGTGTGTTCTGTGTTTCATCTTTACCTTCTCCTGTAGGAAAGACTAAAGCCTTGCTAACAAGTGTTCTACTTTCAGTGTGGATTGTGGGAAACTTAACCTCctgcctttcctcctttcccttcatTCCTTTCTCACTCTGAGTTTAAAACAGCAGCTCTTGTCTTCACTATGGTGTTACCAGTCACTTGTGAGATGTGTCACAAGTACTCAATTACTGACAACCATTTAAGTACTAAGGTTTATAAATGGTTCTCTTCTGGAATGGCTGGAGTAGATTCAATGTTAACCTGTTGTTTGCCTAACTTAGCACTTCTATTCTCATATGCAGTTTTGAATAACTACCACCAACCCCAGGAATGCCCATAGGAACATGGAGtgttgtgtggttttttttttttttttttttttattgttgtttgcttACTTGTTTTGGGCAGGGTCtcgctacatagcccaggctggccttgaactcaaaatcttaCTTCAGCCTCcagtgctgggatgataggtgtgagcgAGCCACTGTGTTGACTTGGAGCATGAGCATCGTCATGTTTGTGTTGAGGATGGATGCAGCTTACAGAGCGGGGAGTCTTCACTAAAAGTTATCCTTGGGGGACACACCAAGGGATAAACCTTATAaaccttcccttttccttcttttcagggCGTCCCCCTGGACACCAGTAAACTGCCTACTGACCAGCGGCTGCCTCCATACCCATATAGCCCCCCGAGTCTGGTCCTGCCCACCCAGTCACCCACCCCAAAGTCTCTACAGCAGCCAGGACTGCCCTCTCAGGCCTGCTTAGTGCAGCCCTCAGGTGGGCAGCCCCCAAGCAGGCAGCCTCATTTTGGGACACTGTATCCACCTGGGTCTAGTGGGCACGGGCAACAGTCTTACCACCGGCCAATGAGTGACTTCAGCCTGGGGAACGTGAGTACTCAGCCTTCTAGCTTGGAAGCAGAGGAAGGGATGAGGGTGGGTCAGGGAGCCTGAATGGTATCTGGTGCACTCTGAATTGGGAAATCTAGGGGAGGGcatctccccccatccccaggTACCACAGCACTGCCAGCTTGGGGCTCTTCTCTTCCTGTGTTTGACCCCTACTCCTGCCCCTCTGTTTCTGCTCAGCTTGCTCTTTGATGACTCCTGCCTTGACCTGTTCTCTTCCTGGCATGCACACGCTCTGGCCTAGCAGGTACGGTGCCCATACCTACTTCGGGCCCCGTGCTCGCTTCTGTTGCTCTGCTTGCTGCCACCTCCctctgtctttgcctctgttCCTGGGGTGGAAGAAGAATTCTGGGCAATTGTGTTAGGAGGGCTAGGCAGGGCAGGCAGAATACCCTGTCCTGAAGCCAACTTCCTTAAGGTCTGTCTGTGTATCCATAGCTGGAGCAGTTCAGCATGGAGAGCCCATCTACCAGCCTGGTGCTGGACCCCCCTGGCTTTTCTGAAGGGCCTGGATTTTTAGGGGGTGAGGGGCCAGTGGGTGGCCCTCAGGACCCTCATGCCCTCAACCACCAGAACTTGACCCACTGTTCTCGGCATGGCTCAGGACCTAACATCATCCTCACAGGTGAGGGTGTGTTTGGAGATGGAgaatggaagggagggaaaggtatCTTCACTGATATAGTAAGAGACTGAaggatttggggagagtttatgGGGCATTGAGTCCTTACCTGACTCTTGTATCCACAGGAGACTCCTCTCCAGGTTTCTCTAAGGAGATTGCAGCAGCCCTGGCTGGAGTACCTGGCTTTGAGGTGTCAGCAGCTGGGTtggagctggggctggggcttgAAGATGAGCTGCACATGGAGCCACTGGGCCTGGAAGGGCTAAACATGCTGAGTGACCCCTGTGCTTTGCTGCCCGATCCTGCTGTAGAGGATTCATTCCGCAGTGACCGGTTACAGTGAGGGGATCTCACCCCATCCTTCTTCTTGGCCCTGTTCCCCATCACTGtccttttcctccccaccccctggcCAGTAGAGATGCCACTCTCTGCCCCTAGAtcctctttctaacatgaataaaGGATCCTAATGAGAAAAGGCCAGGGGCTTGCCCAGGTGGCTCCTGAATTCTGCACGATGGGTGGGCCTGGGGGAACTGAAGGGAGGGCTTAAAGCACTTGTAACTTTGAAAACCGTCTGTCTGGAGGTCAGAGCCTGTTGGAAAGCAGGGGATGGGAGGAACTACAGAGGCAGGGCTTGTCCAGATGCCTAGGGGTGGGCAGTGCCAGCCCCTGCTCACCACTCTTCCCCTTGCAATGGAGGAGAGAGCCAGAgtggatattattttttattaaatatattatatgttaataaaaaaatcttatcaAACCCTTGGTGTGGTTGGCTACTGTTTGATGTGCAACTGGGGATCTATAGAGTTTTGGGGGCATAGGCTCTTTTATGTTAGGCATTTTGCATCTGTTCAGCAGGGGCTCTGTGGAAGGGCCCCTAGCCTCAGATTTGTACCACAAATTAGACCTGGGAGTCCAAGATGTAGATAGGCTTTCATGGACGGCAGCAGGAAGTCACCTCATGTGCCCTCATGTTTGTCTAGGGCTCTACTGCATCACCAGGGACAAAGGGCTCTGGGTGGCCAGACAAGTTACTTCTTTTCATCAACCAGAGGTCTGGGTAAGGAGGTGGCTGCTGGCTGAGCTCATAGGTCTGATGTTTCTGGTAGAATGATTCCAAGTACTGGCCTCAGTACTAAGGCTttcaagaagaaagaggagatttaAGAACTATGAActaaacacaaacaagcaaaacaacaacaaaaaaaacacctgtGAACTACAGGTAGGCCTTAACTGGCTTCCTTCTTTATGGTCTTTTAAGGTTGGAGGACTTATACAAGTCCTGACTCCATGCTCCTAGGTCTCAGGAAGCTCTTATTCCCACCATGTCCCTATGCGTGAGTACTTCTGTCCTCCTCCATTTATTTGAGTTTAACTCCACAGCCATGTTTGTTTTCcctgaggtactgggatttgaatccagggccttgcacatgccaggcgaTCCACTTGCCACAACCCTAACCCCACCAGCCATTTCAGAAATTGGTTCTTTGCATCAGTTTGCCAGCCTGTTGGTGATCTGAGCCTCTGTTCTTTTCCCAGCCCCGCATAGTGAGGAGTGCCCCTCTTCGGTTACCCCACCTCCACTACTGTGCTCCACATCTTATAGTACTGGCCACTCTTCCTCTTTCCAAAGCTCTTGTTTTTAGAAAAGAGAACCGAGAACGTCTGGCTCTGCCTAGTAGTGAGCCCTAAACCTGGAAGTCGGGGAGAGCCACCTGGGTCTCCCAAGTCTAGTCCTTCAGTGCCTTTGCCTTGGCTCACAGTCTGACTGTAGCACCGAGGGCGGGACCGAGCGCGACTTCAGGGCCACCTGGGGTCAGTGTCCCTCGGCATCTGCCGAGTGGTGGGAAGCCGCTTGGGTGTAGGGGGCCCTCCCAGCCGCCAGGGGTCGCGCTGCAGGCGGGCGGGCGCTGGGCAGGCGCTTGCCAGGGTCACGGCCGCCGGCCGAGGAGGGGGGGTGGGGGTAGCGGCGGCGCCCGCGGCCCCGAagttgggggggcggggggagtggAGAAAGCGGGGCGCGCGGAGGAGCGCCGGGCCCCCAGCGCCGCGTGAGCCGGGAGGACCGTGCGGCCCGACCTAGCGGCGCGGCAGCACCGTCCCCGCGTGTCGCAGCGCGGCGGAGACGCTGGGACCGTCCAGATCTCGCTTCACGGCGCCCTGGTGCCCTCGGCCGCCTCTTCTTCCTTCACTCGCAGCCCGGGCGAGAGCGGCGCCCAAGTCGGGTGCGCCATGTCCGGGGCCGGGTAGCCCCGCCGCCCGCCGGCCCGCCAGCCCGCCCTCCGAGCCGCCCGCCAGCGGGCAGGCCGGCCGGGAAGTCTCAGGGCAGGCAGGTAGGGGCCGGACCGGGCGGGGCGGCGGgcggggaaggaagggagggagcgcAGGCGGGGCGGGGGACAGCTCCCAGCTGCTCTCCAGCGCTGCACATCTGGTTCCGCTTCCTCTCTCCCGGGGAAGTGAAAGTGGAGGGGAGGGCACTGGCCTGGAGTTGGCTGTGCCGGACACCCTGCACCCCTTCTGCTCTCGTGGGTGCCAGagcacccctccctccctccctcccgcccgCTCGGGTCACGCGGCGACCGGCGCTGCTGCCGTCACGTCCTCGGCCGCCCGCGCGCCGGCTTCTCTCTGCCCTCTTGCTCCTTGCTCAGCCTCCTCCCCTTCGGCGCGCCCTCTGCCCCAACCCCAACTTCCCGTCGCCCGGCATGTGGGCGTTGGGACCAGGAGTGGCCGTTGCTTTccccaagaagaagaaaagggctgCCCTCTATAGGACTCTCCCCTGGCTGGGTGAGGGGAGGCTCCGGTGCACAGGTTCTCGCCCCTAAGATGGTCCCACCTAACGGCCTCTGCTTGCTGTCTTGGGCATAGGGCTCCCACTGACTTGCAGTGGATGAAGGAGGGGACTGAGCCCCGGAGTTAAATCAGGAGGCTGACGCTGACTCCTGGCTTCACCTCCCAGACATGATGGCTAAATTTAGCTGGGGTTGGGACGTGTGTGTCCAGAAGCCAGGTTAAGGAGAGAGCCGACCTGGCTCCAGGAGATTCCCTGGCTCTCTGTTTTCTGGGGAAGGGTGAGAGGTTAAGTAGACTACATCCTGGAACCAGTGGGAGACCCTCACAGTCTCCTCAGCCTTCCTCAGGGTCCTTTAGTCTGAGGTTCCAACTTGGCCTGATGCTGTTCTGGCACCTTCAACAGTCCCTTCTCCACCCCCACCGCTGCCGCCACCACACACCCATAGGCTGACTTCTGCTGAGCTGCAGCTTCCCCTCCACTGCTTCAGGAAGTGTAACCTCCCTTCCCCTCTGAAGCACTCCCCCAGCCTGCCGGCCCCCGGCCGCTAGGCACCTACCAGGCACTTTCCCAGCTTCTGCACCCTGGGGTGCCTCAGGACTCTTGGGGTTCCTACTCCCTGGGGTCGGGCCATGGAGGCAGGTGAGAAAACACTTACTGAAAGGCTGCTGTGGCCCTGATTCTGTCTCGGGGCTCCATGGCAAGAGGACATGGGTGGCTGGAAAGGTCACAGCCACTTTGAACTTAACAGGAGATACCTAAGGATCCTGGAGGGGGGAGGGCACTGGTTGGCCAAGTTGGTGGAGTTAAGCTAGAAAAAGGACACTTGAGTCTGGTTAAAAGATGCTAAAAGCTTGGGTTTTGTGAGCTTTCCTGGAAACCTGTGGGGTCCTCTAAAAACTCATGAGTGGGTTTTTTGAAGAACATTAGTAAAATCACGAAGTTCTTATGATGTCACGTCTAGGACAGGAAGGCCAGAAACCTTTCAAATGACTAAGGTTGGTATGATATTGTGGCCAGAATGAATGATGTCATTGAAGGCCATTACAGAAAATACCTTGAGCTCTGTGATGTTATGGCTGTACATGGGGATTGAGGAGGGATGGGCCTTGAAAAGGGTACATGAGCAGTAGGATGTCAGAGCCTGCATTAGCTATGTGGTGGGTAGCATTTGGGTTCTTTGAGGAGAGAGGGCTGATACAACTAAATGGGAAGGACCTGTCTCTTTAAGAAGCTGTGaggactggaggaaaaaaaaggaactgtGAGAGCCTCATGATGTCATGGGCGGGAGAGTTCAGGATTGGCTGACTATTTATCCTGCCTTTCCTTAGAAGGACTAGGAAGAGGAGGGGAGCGAGGGGGGGCACTGGTTGCCATGGGAAGCCTAGCCCTCCTTGCTCC is a window from the Castor canadensis chromosome 11, mCasCan1.hap1v2, whole genome shotgun sequence genome containing:
- the Crtc2 gene encoding CREB-regulated transcription coactivator 2 isoform X5, with product MATSGANGPGSATASASNPRKFSEKIALQKQRQAEETAAFEEVMMDIGSTRLQAQKLRLAYTRSSHYGGSLPNVNQIGCGLAEFQSPLHSPLDSSRSTRHHGLVERVQRDPRRMVSPLRRYPRHIDSSPYSPAYLSPPPESSWRRTMPWGNFPAEKGQLFRLPSALNRTSSDSALHTSVMNPNPQDTYPGPTPPTVLPSRRGGLLDGKMDSKVPAIEENLLDDKHLLKPWDTKKLSSSSSRPRSCEVPGINIFPSPDQPANVPVLPPAMNTGGSLPDLTNLHFPPPLPTPLDPEETAYPSLSGGNSTSNLTHTMTHLGISGGLGLGPGYNAPGLHSPLSHPSLQSSLSNPNLQASLSSPQPQLQGSHSHPSLPASSLAHHALPTTSLGHPSLSAPALSSSSSSSSTSSPVLGAPPYPASTPGASPRHRRVPLSPLSLPAGPADARRSQQQLPKQFSPTMSPTLSSITQGVPLDTSKLPTDQRLPPYPYSPPSLVLPTQSPTPKSLQQPGLPSQACLVQPSGGQPPSRQPHFGTLYPPGSSGHGQQSYHRPMSDFSLGNLAL
- the Crtc2 gene encoding CREB-regulated transcription coactivator 2 isoform X3, which codes for MATSGANGPGSATASASNPRKFSEKIALQKQRQAEETAAFEEVMMDIGSTRLQAQKLRLAYTRSSHYGGSLPNVNQIGCGLAEFQSPLHSPLDSSRSTRHHGLVERVQRDPRRMVSPLRRYPRHIDSSPYSPAYLSPPPESSWRRTMPWGNFPAEKGQLFRLPSALNRTSSDSALHTSVMNPNPQDTYPGPTPPTVLPSRRGGLLDGKMDSKVPAIEENLLDDKHLLKPWDTKKLSSSSSRPRSCEVPGINIFPSPDQPANVPVLPPAMNTGGSLPDLTNLHFPPPLPTPLDPEETAYPSLSGGNSTSNLTHTMTHLGISGGLGLGPGYNAPASTPGASPRHRRVPLSPLSLPAGPADARRSQQQLPKQFSPTMSPTLSSITQGVPLDTSKLPTDQRLPPYPYSPPSLVLPTQSPTPKSLQQPGLPSQACLVQPSGGQPPSRQPHFGTLYPPGSSGHGQQSYHRPMSDFSLGNLEQFSMESPSTSLVLDPPGFSEGPGFLGGEGPVGGPQDPHALNHQNLTHCSRHGSGPNIILTGDSSPGFSKEIAAALAGVPGFEVSAAGLELGLGLEDELHMEPLGLEGLNMLSDPCALLPDPAVEDSFRSDRLQ
- the Crtc2 gene encoding CREB-regulated transcription coactivator 2 isoform X1 — encoded protein: MATSGANGPGSATASASNPRKFSEKIALQKQRQAEETAAFEEVMMDIGSTRLQAQKLRLAYTRSSHYGGSLPNVNQIGCGLAEFQSPLHSPLDSSRSTRHHGLVERVQRDPRRMVSPLRRYPRHIDSSPYSPAYLSPPPESSWRRTMPWGNFPAEKGQLFRLPSALNRTSSDSALHTSVMNPNPQDTYPGPTPPTVLPSRRGGLLDGKMDSKVPAIEENLLDDKHLLKPWDTKKLSSSSSRPRSCEVPGINIFPSPDQPANVPVLPPAMNTGGSLPDLTNLHFPPPLPTPLDPEETAYPSLSGGNSTSNLTHTMTHLGISGGLGLGPGYNAPGLHSPLSHPSLQSSLSNPNLQASLSSPQPQLQGSHSHPSLPASSLAHHALPTTSLGHPSLSAPALSSSSSSSSTSSPVLGAPPYPASTPGASPRHRRVPLSPLSLPAGPADARRSQQQLPKQFSPTMSPTLSSITQGVPLDTSKLPTDQRLPPYPYSPPSLVLPTQSPTPKSLQQPGLPSQACLVQPSGGQPPSRQPHFGTLYPPGSSGHGQQSYHRPMSDFSLGNLEQFSMESPSTSLVLDPPGFSEGPGFLGGEGPVGGPQDPHALNHQNLTHCSRHGSGPNIILTGDSSPGFSKEIAAALAGVPGFEVSAAGLELGLGLEDELHMEPLGLEGLNMLSDPCALLPDPAVEDSFRSDRLQ
- the Crtc2 gene encoding CREB-regulated transcription coactivator 2 isoform X2; translated protein: MATSGANGPGSATASASNPRKFSEKIALQKQRQAEETAAFEEVMMDIGSTRAQKLRLAYTRSSHYGGSLPNVNQIGCGLAEFQSPLHSPLDSSRSTRHHGLVERVQRDPRRMVSPLRRYPRHIDSSPYSPAYLSPPPESSWRRTMPWGNFPAEKGQLFRLPSALNRTSSDSALHTSVMNPNPQDTYPGPTPPTVLPSRRGGLLDGKMDSKVPAIEENLLDDKHLLKPWDTKKLSSSSSRPRSCEVPGINIFPSPDQPANVPVLPPAMNTGGSLPDLTNLHFPPPLPTPLDPEETAYPSLSGGNSTSNLTHTMTHLGISGGLGLGPGYNAPGLHSPLSHPSLQSSLSNPNLQASLSSPQPQLQGSHSHPSLPASSLAHHALPTTSLGHPSLSAPALSSSSSSSSTSSPVLGAPPYPASTPGASPRHRRVPLSPLSLPAGPADARRSQQQLPKQFSPTMSPTLSSITQGVPLDTSKLPTDQRLPPYPYSPPSLVLPTQSPTPKSLQQPGLPSQACLVQPSGGQPPSRQPHFGTLYPPGSSGHGQQSYHRPMSDFSLGNLEQFSMESPSTSLVLDPPGFSEGPGFLGGEGPVGGPQDPHALNHQNLTHCSRHGSGPNIILTGDSSPGFSKEIAAALAGVPGFEVSAAGLELGLGLEDELHMEPLGLEGLNMLSDPCALLPDPAVEDSFRSDRLQ
- the Crtc2 gene encoding CREB-regulated transcription coactivator 2 isoform X4, which gives rise to MVSPLRRYPRHIDSSPYSPAYLSPPPESSWRRTMPWGNFPAEKGQLFRLPSALNRTSSDSALHTSVMNPNPQDTYPGPTPPTVLPSRRGGLLDGKMDSKVPAIEENLLDDKHLLKPWDTKKLSSSSSRPRSCEVPGINIFPSPDQPANVPVLPPAMNTGGSLPDLTNLHFPPPLPTPLDPEETAYPSLSGGNSTSNLTHTMTHLGISGGLGLGPGYNAPGLHSPLSHPSLQSSLSNPNLQASLSSPQPQLQGSHSHPSLPASSLAHHALPTTSLGHPSLSAPALSSSSSSSSTSSPVLGAPPYPASTPGASPRHRRVPLSPLSLPAGPADARRSQQQLPKQFSPTMSPTLSSITQGVPLDTSKLPTDQRLPPYPYSPPSLVLPTQSPTPKSLQQPGLPSQACLVQPSGGQPPSRQPHFGTLYPPGSSGHGQQSYHRPMSDFSLGNLEQFSMESPSTSLVLDPPGFSEGPGFLGGEGPVGGPQDPHALNHQNLTHCSRHGSGPNIILTGDSSPGFSKEIAAALAGVPGFEVSAAGLELGLGLEDELHMEPLGLEGLNMLSDPCALLPDPAVEDSFRSDRLQ